The Agrobacterium vitis genome has a segment encoding these proteins:
- the metA gene encoding homoserine O-acetyltransferase MetA codes for MPIKIPDTLPAFDALVHEGVRVMTETAAIRQDIRPLQIALLNLMPNKIKTEVQFARLIGASPLQVELTLVRIGGHKAKNTPEEHLLSFYQTWEEVKHRKFDGLIITGAPVETLPFEDVTYWSEMQQILDWTETNVHTTMNVCWGAMAAIYHFHKVPKHGLKEKAFGVFRHRNLAPSSIYLNGFSDDFQVPVSRWTEVRRADIEKVPDLNILMESDEMGVCLVQEDKGNRLYMFNHVEYDSTSLADEYFRDVSAGIPIRLPYDYFPHNDDTLTPLNRWRSHAHLLFGNWINEMYQTTSYDLNDIGKGRGT; via the coding sequence ATGCCGATCAAGATTCCCGATACGCTCCCCGCCTTCGACGCCCTCGTTCATGAGGGTGTGCGGGTGATGACGGAAACCGCAGCGATCCGTCAGGATATTCGCCCGTTGCAGATCGCCCTGCTCAATCTCATGCCCAACAAGATCAAGACCGAGGTGCAGTTTGCCCGGCTGATCGGTGCATCGCCATTGCAGGTGGAATTGACCCTGGTGCGGATCGGCGGCCATAAGGCCAAGAACACGCCCGAAGAGCATCTCCTGTCCTTCTACCAGACTTGGGAAGAGGTGAAGCACCGCAAGTTCGACGGACTGATCATTACCGGTGCGCCGGTGGAAACGCTGCCCTTCGAAGACGTCACCTATTGGAGCGAAATGCAGCAGATTCTCGACTGGACGGAGACCAATGTCCACACGACGATGAATGTCTGCTGGGGGGCGATGGCGGCGATCTATCACTTCCACAAGGTGCCGAAACATGGGCTGAAGGAAAAGGCTTTCGGCGTGTTCCGCCACCGCAATCTGGCGCCATCCTCCATCTATCTCAACGGTTTCTCGGATGATTTCCAGGTGCCGGTCTCACGCTGGACCGAGGTACGCCGCGCCGATATCGAAAAAGTGCCGGACCTGAACATCCTGATGGAATCCGATGAAATGGGTGTTTGTCTGGTGCAGGAGGATAAGGGCAATCGGCTCTATATGTTCAACCATGTCGAATATGATTCCACCTCGCTTGCGGATGAATATTTTCGCGACGTCAGCGCCGGCATCCCGATCCGCCTGCCATATGATTACTTTCCCCATAACGATGATACATTGACGCCGCTCAACCGCTGGCGCAGCCATGCGCATCTGCTGTTTGGAAACTGGATCAACGAGATGTATCAGACCACCAGCTATGATTTGAACGATATCGGCAAGGGGCGCGGCACATGA
- a CDS encoding GNAT family N-acetyltransferase, translating into MTGDLLVRPLTVDDEADWRRLWRAYLAFYETELPEEIYATTFARLTGQGAGEFRGFLAVAEGKAVGLSHYVFHRSCWYIADVCYLQDLYVDPEVRGLGIGRALIAAVNAAAVEAGAGKVYWMTQEFNSTARRLYDQVADKTPFIIYQQPL; encoded by the coding sequence ATGACCGGGGATCTTCTGGTCCGTCCCCTGACTGTTGACGACGAGGCAGACTGGCGTCGCCTGTGGCGCGCCTATCTCGCCTTTTACGAAACGGAGCTGCCCGAAGAGATCTATGCGACCACCTTTGCCCGGCTGACGGGGCAGGGAGCTGGCGAATTTCGCGGGTTTCTGGCTGTGGCTGAGGGGAAAGCTGTGGGCCTTAGCCATTATGTCTTTCATCGGTCCTGCTGGTATATTGCCGATGTCTGCTATCTTCAGGATCTCTATGTCGATCCTGAGGTGCGTGGGCTTGGCATCGGTCGGGCGCTGATTGCAGCGGTCAACGCGGCGGCGGTGGAAGCTGGCGCGGGTAAGGTCTACTGGATGACCCAGGAGTTTAACAGCACGGCCCGGCGCCTCTATGATCAGGTGGCGGACAAGACCCCCTTTATCATCTACCAGCAACCGCTCTGA
- a CDS encoding AAA family ATPase has translation MSFTGQFTGSADYIADKDLTVAVNAAIALERPLLVKGEPGTGKTELARQVAAALGLDMIEWTIKSTTKAQQGLYEYDAVSRLRDSQLGDPRVSDIGNYIRRGKLWEAFAAGRKTVLLIDEIDKADIEFPNDLLQELDRMEFHVYETGERVKAQVRPIVIITSNNEKELPDAFLRRCFFHYIRFPDAETLARIVDVHYPGIKQQLLQAALTRFYEIRETPGLKKRPSTSEALDWIRLLVADEVDPAYLRSDATNALPKLHGALLKNEQDVHLFERLAFMARRDGARDGR, from the coding sequence ATGTCATTTACCGGGCAATTCACCGGAAGCGCCGATTATATCGCCGACAAGGACCTGACGGTGGCCGTCAACGCAGCCATTGCGCTGGAACGGCCACTGCTGGTCAAAGGTGAACCAGGCACCGGCAAGACCGAGCTGGCCCGCCAGGTTGCCGCAGCCCTTGGTCTCGACATGATTGAATGGACGATCAAATCCACCACCAAGGCGCAACAGGGGCTTTATGAATATGATGCCGTGTCTCGCCTGCGCGATAGCCAGCTGGGCGATCCGCGCGTCAGCGATATCGGTAACTATATAAGGCGCGGCAAGCTCTGGGAGGCTTTTGCGGCGGGAAGAAAGACCGTGCTGCTGATCGACGAGATCGACAAGGCGGATATCGAGTTTCCCAACGATTTGTTGCAGGAACTGGATCGGATGGAGTTTCACGTTTATGAGACAGGTGAGCGGGTGAAGGCGCAGGTACGCCCGATCGTCATCATCACCTCCAACAATGAGAAAGAGCTGCCCGACGCCTTCCTGCGCCGCTGTTTCTTCCACTATATCCGCTTTCCGGATGCCGAGACGTTGGCGCGGATCGTCGATGTTCATTATCCCGGCATCAAGCAGCAGTTGCTTCAGGCGGCCTTGACCCGGTTTTACGAAATACGCGAAACGCCGGGCTTGAAAAAACGTCCATCGACCTCGGAAGCCCTGGACTGGATACGCCTACTGGTGGCCGATGAGGTCGATCCCGCCTATCTGCGCAGCGATGCCACCAATGCCCTGCCGAAACTGCATGGCGCGCTTTTGAAGAATGAGCAGGACGTGCATCTGTTCGAGCGGCTTGCCTTCATGGCCCGGCGCGACGGAGCGCGGGACGGACGCTGA